One region of Halomicrobium sp. LC1Hm genomic DNA includes:
- a CDS encoding type II toxin-antitoxin system RelE/ParE family toxin, with translation MSYEVLLAEEVREYVAALDEKSKRIVKDNLRKLADEPYPRPDAGSGDRETLVVDGEELYRLHIGRTHTAFYDVLEDEHEVRVIEVLDIDEAHKRYGFD, from the coding sequence ATGAGCTATGAGGTCCTGCTCGCGGAAGAGGTCCGTGAGTACGTCGCCGCGTTAGACGAGAAGAGCAAGCGCATCGTCAAGGACAACCTCCGGAAGCTGGCCGACGAGCCGTATCCACGACCCGACGCCGGCAGCGGCGACAGGGAGACGCTCGTCGTCGACGGCGAGGAACTCTATCGGCTCCACATCGGCCGAACCCACACGGCGTTCTACGACGTGCTCGAAGACGAGCATGAAGTCCGGGTGATCGAGGTACTCGACATCGACGAGGCGCACAAGCGCTATGGATTCGACTGA
- a CDS encoding metallophosphoesterase produces the protein MAGDDDRVYYVISDLHIGGDEQLEEVDFLDELLAFLQRLERTDENASLVINGDAFGLWEFTTVEGMAKFDVLESTYPELFAQLRATGDQIPITLVPGNHDHELAAYDAYVERFAEYNVDLVQSQSITRPVGDHAIHFEHGHQQDPNNHIDNWGDPHVTPLGYYYNTLVTSRAGQLSNRGKYNWLKDVQAVTPTERVPVWMLSKYFYREMNPVLRYALIPFLLLFNVSAVLAVLAGLDLLNIWSLPVNATTTFLGQFGTIGTAVWFLLAINTAVAGVLLLVAIPLSLLRRDIRKTIDRFGVFETGLTVDAEAPYAAAARTVFDEQPATTIFCYGHTHRPSVQSVDGGLVVNTGTWLKRLHRRDGVIGLLPPVFYPSYQLCAVRIAPTEDGVAVEYEQIEKPTPSPDELTLTERLLTLGRTPDVDLPDRTVVGADDAEPTSE, from the coding sequence ATGGCCGGCGACGACGACCGCGTCTACTACGTGATCAGCGACCTCCACATCGGCGGCGACGAGCAACTGGAGGAGGTCGACTTTCTCGACGAACTGCTCGCCTTCCTGCAACGACTGGAACGGACCGACGAGAACGCTTCGCTGGTCATCAACGGCGACGCGTTCGGCCTCTGGGAGTTCACCACCGTCGAGGGGATGGCGAAGTTCGACGTGCTCGAATCGACCTACCCGGAGCTGTTCGCACAACTGCGCGCGACCGGCGACCAGATTCCCATCACGCTCGTCCCCGGCAACCACGACCACGAACTCGCCGCCTACGACGCCTACGTCGAGCGCTTCGCCGAGTACAACGTCGATCTCGTCCAGTCCCAATCGATCACTCGCCCGGTCGGCGACCACGCGATCCACTTCGAACACGGTCACCAGCAGGATCCGAACAACCACATCGACAACTGGGGCGACCCACACGTGACGCCGCTTGGCTACTACTACAACACGCTCGTGACGAGCCGGGCCGGCCAGCTCTCGAACCGGGGGAAGTACAACTGGCTCAAGGACGTCCAGGCGGTCACGCCCACGGAGCGCGTGCCGGTCTGGATGCTCTCGAAGTACTTCTACCGCGAGATGAATCCGGTGCTGCGGTACGCACTGATTCCGTTTCTGTTGCTGTTCAACGTCAGCGCCGTCCTGGCCGTCCTGGCCGGCCTGGATCTCCTGAACATCTGGTCGCTCCCCGTCAACGCCACGACCACGTTCCTCGGCCAGTTCGGAACCATCGGGACCGCAGTGTGGTTCTTGCTCGCGATCAATACCGCCGTCGCCGGTGTCCTGTTGCTCGTCGCGATTCCACTGTCCCTGCTCCGGCGCGACATCAGGAAGACCATCGACCGCTTTGGCGTCTTCGAGACCGGCCTGACCGTCGACGCAGAGGCACCCTATGCCGCGGCCGCCCGGACGGTCTTCGACGAGCAGCCGGCGACGACCATCTTCTGTTACGGCCACACTCACCGCCCCTCCGTCCAGAGCGTCGACGGCGGCCTCGTCGTCAACACCGGCACGTGGCTCAAACGCCTCCACCGCCGGGATGGCGTCATCGGCCTACTCCCGCCGGTGTTCTACCCCTCCTATCAGCTCTGTGCGGTCAGAATCGCCCCCACCGAGGACGGCGTCGCCGTCGAGTACGAACAGATCGAGAAGCCGACGCCGAGTCCCGACGAACTGACTCTCACCGAACGACTGCTGACGCTCGGTCGGACGCCCGACGTGGATCTACCCGACCGGACAGTCGTCGGGGCCGACGACGCGGAGCCGACCAGCGAGTAA
- a CDS encoding DUF5794 domain-containing protein — protein sequence MSSSQHPVALALERRVGGATRLLATVMLLPLLDGVFAAVVLAGGLASVTGIIEVGLLVFGGSATLAVILAEMEGSPREVATPILAVGAIVIAGSVVVAALAPTIQTVLDPVVFERFAAIIILAIAGRTASAKIGDWLPRPSMILLIGFVASVNASGFSLEIQTDPELMLRAAAAAGVGVGFALTAAVGAPWLRNAVDIDRFRFGSAVALGVLPISILTSVEAPVSLAVLAVTTLLSLDPQRARERDEHYEPDAVDVTAAFADGGASQGVDHDTTDASSHPTVDDDDDRAPWL from the coding sequence ATGAGTAGCTCCCAACATCCGGTCGCGCTCGCGCTGGAGCGACGCGTCGGTGGTGCCACCCGCCTGCTCGCGACGGTCATGCTGCTCCCGCTGCTGGACGGCGTCTTCGCCGCCGTCGTCCTCGCTGGCGGACTCGCGTCGGTGACCGGCATCATCGAGGTCGGCCTGCTGGTCTTCGGCGGCTCTGCGACCCTCGCCGTGATCCTCGCCGAGATGGAAGGCTCTCCCAGAGAAGTCGCCACCCCGATCCTCGCGGTCGGTGCGATCGTGATCGCCGGCTCCGTCGTCGTCGCCGCCCTCGCGCCGACGATCCAGACGGTCCTCGATCCCGTCGTCTTCGAGCGCTTCGCGGCGATCATCATCCTCGCCATCGCCGGCCGGACCGCCAGCGCGAAGATCGGCGACTGGCTCCCGCGTCCGTCGATGATCCTGCTCATCGGCTTCGTCGCCAGCGTCAACGCCTCTGGCTTCTCGCTGGAGATCCAGACCGATCCCGAACTCATGCTCAGAGCCGCCGCCGCTGCCGGGGTCGGCGTCGGATTCGCACTCACCGCCGCCGTCGGCGCGCCGTGGCTCCGCAACGCCGTCGACATCGACCGCTTCCGCTTCGGAAGTGCCGTCGCACTGGGCGTGTTGCCGATCAGCATCCTCACGTCGGTCGAGGCACCGGTCTCACTGGCCGTCCTCGCGGTCACGACGCTGCTCTCGCTGGACCCACAGCGCGCTCGCGAACGCGACGAACACTACGAGCCCGACGCCGTCGACGTGACCGCCGCATTCGCCGACGGCGGCGCGTCCCAGGGCGTCGACCACGACACCACCGACGCCAGCTCCCACCCGACGGTCGACGACGACGACGACCGCGCGCCCTGGCTCTGA
- a CDS encoding DUF5795 family protein gives MADNRVVQGRMVTPESLAELIEDDDVMDAEAIDDADRSCPDCGGDVLSVGYMPGITEFVTGFKCQDCDWSDTDRDD, from the coding sequence ATGGCTGACAACCGCGTCGTGCAGGGCCGCATGGTCACACCCGAGTCCCTCGCCGAGTTGATCGAAGACGACGACGTCATGGACGCCGAAGCGATCGATGACGCCGACCGCTCGTGTCCCGACTGCGGGGGAGACGTGCTCTCGGTCGGCTACATGCCCGGCATCACGGAGTTCGTCACCGGCTTCAAGTGCCAGGACTGCGACTGGAGCGACACCGACCGCGACGACTAA
- the guaB gene encoding IMP dehydrogenase — protein MANESEPFSEKLRVPEALTFDDVLLRPKESRVEPDEADTATRVSTNVELNVPVLSAAMDTVTEGDMGIAMARHGGLGVLHRNMDVETMVDEIERIKRADELIIRDVVTASPDQTVREVDEMMDRRGVSGAPVVGDDDEVLGIISATDIRPYLEVGEEDLVSEAMTDEVVTASEDVTAREALELMYEHKIERVPIVENGDRLIGLVTMQGILQRREYDQAARDDEGALVAAAAVSPFELDRARAADDAGADVLFIDTAHAHNMNVIDSSREIEAEVDADVVVGNIGTREAAQEVIDFADGVKVGIGPGSICTTRVVTGAGMPQITAVSQVADVASQHGVPVIADGGIRYSGDAIKAIAAGADAVMLGSYFAGTDEAPGRVITMNGKKYKQYRGMGSVGAMNEGGGERYLKEEEEDEEYVPEGVEAATPYKGSLQSELHQLVGGMQSGMGYVGAETIPEFKERSEFVRVSAAGQQESHPHDVMITDEAPNYSPDN, from the coding sequence ATGGCGAACGAGTCCGAACCCTTCTCGGAGAAGCTCCGCGTTCCGGAAGCGTTGACGTTCGACGACGTACTGCTACGGCCCAAAGAGTCCCGCGTCGAGCCGGACGAGGCCGACACGGCCACACGCGTCTCGACGAACGTCGAACTGAACGTTCCGGTGCTCTCGGCGGCGATGGACACGGTCACCGAGGGCGACATGGGCATCGCGATGGCCCGACACGGTGGCCTCGGCGTCCTCCACCGCAACATGGACGTCGAAACGATGGTCGACGAGATCGAGCGCATCAAGCGCGCCGACGAGCTGATCATCCGCGACGTGGTCACGGCCTCGCCCGATCAGACCGTCCGCGAAGTCGACGAAATGATGGACCGACGCGGCGTCTCGGGCGCGCCGGTCGTCGGCGACGACGACGAGGTGCTGGGGATCATCTCCGCCACCGACATCCGCCCCTACCTCGAAGTCGGCGAGGAGGACCTCGTCAGCGAGGCGATGACCGACGAGGTCGTCACGGCATCCGAAGACGTGACCGCACGCGAGGCCCTGGAGCTGATGTACGAGCACAAGATCGAACGCGTCCCGATCGTCGAGAACGGCGATCGACTCATCGGCCTCGTGACGATGCAGGGCATCCTCCAGCGTCGCGAGTACGATCAGGCCGCTCGCGACGACGAGGGCGCACTGGTCGCCGCAGCGGCGGTCAGCCCGTTCGAACTCGATCGTGCGCGCGCGGCAGACGACGCGGGAGCAGATGTCCTGTTCATCGATACCGCTCACGCGCACAACATGAACGTCATCGACAGTTCTCGCGAGATCGAAGCGGAGGTCGACGCAGACGTGGTCGTGGGCAACATCGGGACCCGCGAAGCCGCCCAAGAGGTCATCGACTTCGCCGACGGCGTCAAGGTCGGCATCGGTCCGGGATCGATCTGTACGACCCGCGTCGTCACCGGTGCGGGCATGCCCCAGATTACCGCCGTCTCGCAGGTCGCCGACGTGGCCAGCCAGCACGGCGTGCCGGTGATCGCCGACGGCGGCATCCGCTACTCCGGGGACGCGATCAAGGCCATCGCCGCCGGTGCGGACGCGGTGATGCTCGGTTCCTACTTCGCAGGCACCGACGAGGCACCCGGCCGCGTCATCACGATGAACGGCAAGAAGTACAAGCAGTACCGCGGCATGGGATCGGTCGGCGCGATGAACGAGGGCGGCGGCGAGCGCTACCTGAAAGAAGAGGAAGAGGACGAAGAGTACGTCCCAGAGGGCGTCGAAGCAGCGACGCCGTACAAGGGCTCGCTCCAGTCGGAGCTTCACCAGCTCGTCGGCGGGATGCAGTCGGGGATGGGCTACGTCGGCGCGGAGACGATTCCGGAGTTCAAGGAACGCTCGGAGTTCGTCCGCGTCTCCGCGGCTGGCCAGCAGGAGAGTCACCCCCACGACGTGATGATCACGGACGAAGCGCCCAACTACAGCCCCGACAACTGA